One segment of Solanum lycopersicum chromosome 1, SLM_r2.1 DNA contains the following:
- the LOC101268801 gene encoding zinc finger protein ZAT9-like has protein sequence MLVTYSFFIASFHSLPKTHTQQWWGGEMEKHKICKLCSRKFPNGRALGGHMRSHMMNLQLHQHETESIPSSSSWSDEEEEKGKILNSSDVDADDSVVVLPDKESETESSKNPIRFKRSKRVRKSRKPNFMKITEYYSSVVETEPVSSISENSPEEDVAHCLMMLSRDKWNKNEQVDFYSDEEFKEENSAEDSGGEVKVTTKSSRGRGKYRCETCNKFFRSYQALGGHRASHKKIKLSNEVIESAAHNNNNNNAVIEEKIHQCPVCYRVFPSGQALGGHKRSHTIGAGVSTSVTVLPPPAPAKLELSRTGGTSLIDLNFPPPMEDDDEIISQVEVSAVSDAEFVNTINNQR, from the coding sequence ATGCTTGTTACCTACTCCTTTTTTATAGCTTCCTTCCACTCTCTCCCAAAAACACACACACAGCAGTGGTGGGGTGGGGAGATGGAGAAACACAAGATATGTAAGCTTTGTTCAAGAAAATTTCCTAATGGAAGAGCTTTAGGTGGGCACATGAGATCTCACATGATGAATTTACAGTTACATCAACATGAAACAGAGTCGATTCCATCATCATCTTCATGGtctgatgaagaagaagaaaaaggtaaAATCTTGAATTCATCTGATGTTGATGCTGATGACTCGGTTGTTGTTCTTCCAGATAAAGAGAGCGAAACTGAGTCATCGAAAAACCCAATTCGTTTCAAAAGATCTAAAAGAGTGAGGAAATCAAGAAAACCCAATTTTATGAAGATAACAGAGTATTACTCATCAGTGGTTGAAACAGAGCCGGTGAGTTCGATTTCAGAGAATTCACCTGAAGAAGACGTTGCACATTGCTTGATGATGTTATCTAGAgataaatggaataaaaatgaacaagttGATTTCTACTCTGATGAAGAATTCAAAGAAGAGAATTCAGCGGAGGATTCCGGAGGAGAAGTTAAAGTAACTACAAAGAGTAGTAGAGGAAGAGGTAAGTATAGATGTGAAACATGTAACAAGTTTTTTCGATCTTATCAAGCTTTAGGAGGACACAGAGCAAGTCACAAGAAGATCAAACTATCAAACGAAGTGATCGAAAGCGCGgctcataataataataataataatgcagTAATTGAAGAGAAAATACATCAATGCCCTGTTTGTTACAGAGTTTTTCCATCAGGTCAAGCTTTAGGTGGACACAAGCGATCACATACTATTGGTGCTGGTGTTTCAACAAGTGTAACTGTTCTTCCTCCTCCTGCTCCAGCTAAATTAGAATTATCAAGAACTGGTGGAACAAGTTTAATAGATCTTAATTTTCCTCCACCAATGGAAGATGATGATGAAATTATCAGTCAAGTTGAAGTTTCTGCAGTTTCTGATGCTGAATTTGTCAACACCATCAACAATCAGAGGTAA
- the LOC101252536 gene encoding zinc finger protein ZAT4-like: MACVDEEQKPSFKHYCRVCKKGFMCGRALGGHMRAHGIGDERVNMDDDDDDDDEEASDWEENHGDNKRMYQLRANPNRLKSTRVCENCGQEFMSWKSFLEHGKYCGSDDAYDDHSLVSSPCSDGEEYNIGERKGYGWSKRKRSLRSTKVGTFTSSYNTNNAYSSEQEDLLLAKWLIDLANSGVDPLTIEPEESCASASKEEERRNPIMTYLSTSGLMNQDKDLEHDRKSEFFIIPSLDKAKGVPKGLFECKACKKLFNSHQALGGHRASHKKVKGCYAAKQNQLDDNTHDQDNYLKGSKSSSYNYQFEQGSSLTGASKRKSKVHECSICHRVFSTGQALGGHKRCHWITSNSQDSSIFTPKFHFHNPLKQINERSTLENQDPLDLNVPPNDQNMSRIKQEPWKIINPFEVSTDIHMHPWSSTNNSDHTKKETKDDVVNHNNSDQPREENEDDNFKNKNKNNNNNNNVRQDDATQINVEEDDEADSKLKLAKLSDLTTSGNPSQWLQVGIGPTNKVEADL, encoded by the coding sequence ATGGCTTGTGTTGATGAAGAACAAAAGCCAAGTTTTAAGCATTATTGTAGAGTTTGTAAGAAGGGTTTCATGTGTGGGAGAGCTCTAGGTGGACATATGAGAGCTCATGGTATTGGAGATGAGAGGGTAAAtatggatgatgatgatgatgatgatgatgaagaagctAGTGATTGGGAAGAAAACCATGGTGATAataagaggatgtaccaatTAAGAGCAAACCCTAACAGGTTAAAGAGTACTAGGGTATGTGAAAATTGTGGACAAGAATTTATGTCATGGAAATCTTTTCTTGAACATGGTAAATATTGTGGCTCTGATGATGCTTATGATGATCATTCCTTGGTATCATCACCTTGTTCTGATGGTGAGGAATATAACATAGGTGAAAGAAAAGGGTATGGTTGGTCTAAAAGGAAAAGGTCCTTGAGGAGTACTAAAGTTGGAACTTTTACTTCATcttataatactaataatgctTATTCAAGTGAACAAGAAGATCTTCTTCTTGCAAAATGGCTTATAGATTTAGCTAATTCAGGGGTGGACCCATTAACCATCGAGCCAGAAGAGTCATGTGCCTCCGCTAGTAAAGAGGAGGAGAGGCGGAACCCTATAATGACCTACCTTAGTACTTCGGGCCTCATGAACCAAGACAAAGATCTCGAACATGATAGAAAAAGTGAATTTTTCATCATACCTAGTTTGGACAAGGCTAAAGGGGTTCCCAAAGGATTATTTGAATGTAAAgcatgcaagaaactattcaATTCTCACCAAGCCCTAGGTGGACATAGGGCAAGTCACAAGAAGGTTAAAGGATGTTATGCAGCCAAACAAAATCAATTAGATGATAATACACATGATCAAGATAATTACTTGAAAGGTTCAAAATCATCATCTTATAATTACCAATTTGAACAAGGGTCCTCATTAACAGGAGCTTCaaagagaaaatcaaaagtacatgAATGTTCAATATGCCATAGAGTTTTTTCAACTGGACAAGCTTTAGGTGGCCATAAAAGGTGTCATTGGATCACTTCCAACTCTCAAGATTCATCTATCTTCAcaccaaaatttcattttcacaaTCCCCTTAAGCAAATTAATGAAAGATCAACATTGGAGAATCAAGATCCATTGGATCTTAACGTTCCACCTAATGATCAAAACATGTCAAGAATAAAGCAAGAACCTTGGAAAATAATCAATCCCTTTGAGGTCTCCACAGATATACACATGCATCCATGGAGTAGTACAAATAATAGTGATCatacaaaaaaagaaacaaaagatgATGTTGTTAACCACAACAATAGTGATCAACCCCGCGAAGAAAATGAGGATGACAACTTcaagaacaagaacaagaacaacaacaacaacaacaatgtcCGTCAAGATGATGCAACACAAATCAATGTAGAAGAGGATGATGAAGCAGATAGTAAGTTGAAGCTAGCAAAATTAAGTGACCTAACTACTTCTGGTAATCCTTCACAATGGTTACAAGTTGGTATTGGTCCAACAAATAAGGTTGAGGCTGACTTATAA
- the LOC101252235 gene encoding putative expansin-B14, translating into MGYNVIIFNFLALCLLQHCTCAPVKSLNASISSFQPAVATFYGPPTGAGSEGGACGYTDAVSKPPFNSFVSAGNGPLFKKGLGCGACYQVLCKLAPCTGRPVTVTITDECPGCSGSIHFDLSGTAMGALAKPGQANALRNIGNIPISYQRVPCHYQNWKIAFKVDQGSSPNFLSVNVEFQNGDGDLSLVEFLPARSNQAIRANHVFGATWSSNINPAAQPAPYSIRVTTGSNKKLTATNVIPVGWQPGRTYRSNVNF; encoded by the exons ATGGGTTATAATGTTatcattttcaactttttagctCTATGTTTGCTTCAACATTGCACTTGTGCACCTGTTAAATCACTCAATGCTTCTATATCCAGTTTTCAACCAGCAGTAGCAACATTTTATGGCCCTCCAACTGGAGCAGGATCtg AAGGAGGAGCTTGTGGATATACAGATGCTGTATCAAAACCCCCTTTTAATTCCTTTGTTTCTGCTGGAAATGGGCCACTTTTCAAGAAAGGCTTGGGCTGTGGAGCTTGCTACCAG GTTTTATGCAAACTAGCCCCTTGCACAGGAAGACCAGTAACCGTAACGATTACAGATGAATGCCCTGGCTGTTCAGGCTCTATTCATTTTGATTTAAGTGGAACCGCAATGGGTGCTTTAGCTAAACCTGGTCAAGCTAACGCGTTACGTAATATAGGAAATATCCCAATTTCTTACCAAAG GGTGCCATGTCATTACCAGAACTGGAAAATCGCGTTCAAGGTGGATCAAGGTTCAAGCCCGAATTTCTTATCAGTAAATGTTGAGTTTCAAAATGGAGACGGTGATCTTAGTTTAGTCGAATTTTTACCAGCAAGGTCAAATCAAGCGATAAGAGCGAATCATGTATTTGGTGCAACATGGAGCAGTAATATTAATCCGGCAGCACAACCAGCGCCTTATTCAATTAGGGTTACAACTGGGTCTAACAAGAAACTTACTGCTACTAATGTTATTCCTGTGGGATGGCAACCTGGACGCACTTACCGGTCTaatgtcaatttttaa